A genome region from Schaalia sp. 19OD2882 includes the following:
- the ahpF gene encoding alkyl hydroperoxide reductase subunit F: MPAELCAPAPPSSPISPNLEAPVLDTQAKAQLTQYLDLVTHPIELAACLGQDQTSMRMRELLTEIAGLSPKVTFLEEPHARTPSFAVRRAGTEVQVRFAGVPMGHEFASLVLALVQVGGHPPRLEADVLDAIRALPGGDFTTYMSLTCQNCPTVVQALNTMSIVNPAIRHTAVEGGAFKDEVDSLGIAAVPTVYKDGEVFGQGRMDIEEIIAKLDQGATERIAQTLDAKEPFDVLVVGGGPAGATAAIYSARKALRTGVVAERFGGQVLDTMTIENFISVPHTEGPRLGAALEQHVRTLPVDVTTGVRASALRVPTEAGALVEVDVEGGGTLRSRAVVLATGARYRMMGVPGEEEYRNKGVTFCPHCDGPLFAGKRVAVIGGGNSGVEAAIDLAGVCEHVTLVEFLDELRADTVLVRVMRALPNVEVLTGTAVQEVLGDGSRVSGVSVQERATGQTRRIDVAGMFVQIGLVPATEWLEDAVERTPSGEIVVDSHGATSAPGVFAAGDCTTAPYKQIVIALGSGATAALGAFDHLIRTGSGAGETAERA, encoded by the coding sequence GTGCCCGCTGAACTCTGCGCGCCCGCTCCGCCCTCGTCCCCCATTTCCCCGAACCTGGAGGCACCTGTGCTCGACACCCAAGCGAAGGCCCAACTCACCCAGTACCTCGACCTTGTCACCCATCCCATCGAGTTGGCGGCCTGTCTGGGCCAGGACCAGACTTCGATGCGCATGCGCGAACTGCTCACTGAAATCGCGGGCCTGTCCCCCAAGGTCACTTTCCTCGAAGAGCCTCACGCACGCACCCCCTCCTTCGCGGTGCGCCGGGCGGGCACGGAGGTGCAGGTGCGTTTCGCCGGGGTTCCCATGGGCCACGAATTCGCCTCGCTGGTGCTCGCCCTGGTGCAGGTCGGCGGGCACCCGCCGCGCCTGGAGGCCGACGTGCTGGACGCGATCCGGGCCCTGCCGGGCGGCGACTTCACCACGTACATGTCGCTGACCTGCCAGAACTGCCCGACGGTCGTTCAGGCGTTGAACACGATGAGCATCGTCAACCCCGCGATCCGTCACACTGCTGTCGAGGGCGGCGCCTTCAAGGACGAGGTCGACTCCCTGGGCATCGCCGCCGTGCCCACCGTGTACAAGGACGGGGAGGTTTTCGGCCAGGGGCGCATGGACATCGAGGAGATCATCGCCAAGCTCGACCAGGGTGCCACCGAGCGGATTGCACAGACCTTGGACGCCAAGGAGCCCTTCGACGTGCTGGTGGTGGGCGGCGGACCTGCGGGCGCCACGGCGGCGATCTACTCGGCCCGCAAGGCGCTGCGCACGGGAGTCGTGGCGGAGCGTTTCGGCGGCCAGGTGCTGGACACCATGACCATCGAGAACTTCATCTCCGTCCCGCACACCGAAGGACCCCGGCTGGGAGCCGCCTTGGAGCAGCATGTGCGCACCCTGCCGGTGGACGTGACCACGGGGGTGCGCGCCTCGGCCCTTCGAGTGCCCACCGAGGCCGGCGCTCTGGTCGAGGTCGACGTCGAGGGCGGCGGCACGCTGCGTTCCCGCGCGGTGGTGCTGGCCACCGGCGCCCGCTACCGGATGATGGGCGTGCCCGGTGAGGAGGAGTACCGCAACAAGGGTGTCACCTTCTGCCCGCACTGCGACGGCCCCCTGTTCGCCGGCAAACGTGTGGCTGTCATCGGCGGAGGCAACTCGGGTGTCGAGGCCGCGATCGACTTGGCCGGGGTGTGCGAGCACGTGACCTTGGTGGAGTTCCTGGACGAGTTGCGCGCCGACACGGTTCTGGTCCGGGTGATGCGCGCCCTGCCCAATGTCGAGGTGTTGACCGGCACTGCCGTCCAGGAGGTCCTCGGCGACGGGTCGCGTGTGAGCGGAGTGTCGGTCCAGGAACGGGCCACCGGTCAGACGCGCCGGATCGATGTGGCAGGGATGTTCGTGCAGATTGGCCTGGTGCCGGCCACGGAGTGGCTGGAGGATGCCGTGGAGCGCACGCCTTCGGGTGAGATCGTCGTCGACTCCCATGGTGCCACGTCTGCGCCGGGCGTGTTTGCGGCCGGGGATTGCACGACGGCCCCTTACAAGCAGATTGTCATTGCTCTGGGCTCGGGGGCCACTGCGGCCCTGGGCGCCTTCGACCACCTGATCCGCACGGGTTCGGGCGCTGGAGAGACGGCCGAGAGGGCCTGA
- a CDS encoding DUF4352 domain-containing protein → MALVVAVLGAILACVPGFMIIGWILLPIAFILGIVGCFQKGKAVGQAIAAIIVSIVGTIIGVVAFFAVIGAALGQVGHTEVTRSSPVTSSQEASSGQSSKDAPSGGETAETEDAAGKAGTSRENPLPIGSVLETKDWKLSVNSVNLNANEMVAQGNEFNSEPAAGKTYVVVNLTLTYIGNDPQGSTPLFLVNYVSQDGKSYLMGHTEGPAIPPEPFDQLSALFNGASSTGNLVLEVPAEGVENGVLAVQPDLVSDKTFISVK, encoded by the coding sequence GTGGCTCTGGTCGTTGCCGTGCTGGGCGCCATTCTGGCTTGCGTCCCCGGATTCATGATCATCGGTTGGATTCTGCTGCCCATCGCATTCATTCTCGGAATCGTCGGATGCTTCCAAAAGGGAAAGGCAGTCGGTCAGGCGATTGCTGCGATCATTGTTTCGATCGTCGGCACGATCATTGGAGTTGTCGCCTTCTTCGCTGTCATCGGTGCCGCACTGGGGCAGGTCGGACACACTGAGGTGACCCGGAGCTCTCCGGTCACGAGCAGCCAGGAGGCTTCCTCCGGGCAATCGTCCAAGGATGCACCGTCGGGAGGAGAGACAGCTGAAACAGAGGATGCGGCCGGCAAGGCAGGGACCTCTCGCGAGAATCCCCTGCCCATCGGCTCCGTCCTGGAGACGAAGGACTGGAAGCTGTCCGTGAACTCCGTGAACCTCAATGCCAATGAGATGGTCGCCCAAGGGAACGAGTTCAACAGCGAACCGGCCGCCGGCAAGACATATGTTGTCGTCAATCTGACTCTCACCTACATTGGCAACGACCCGCAGGGTTCGACGCCGCTTTTCCTGGTGAACTACGTCTCACAGGATGGGAAGAGCTACCTCATGGGACACACCGAAGGGCCCGCCATTCCTCCGGAGCCTTTCGACCAGTTGAGCGCTCTTTTCAATGGGGCGTCATCCACCGGCAATCTCGTCCTGGAGGTCCCGGCAGAGGGCGTTGAAAATGGCGTGCTCGCTGTTCAGCCCGACCTTGTCTCCGACAAGACTTTCATCTCCGTGAAGTGA
- a CDS encoding histidine phosphatase family protein: protein MNGASRIVLVRHGQTDHNVERRFQGATDIPLNARGVEQARHAAPVIASRFSSEGEQVGVNVLRAASPEVAVVCSPLSRALETGRIIASEFAARGVLVGDGPAVDERLRERCYGVLEGRTMDEAEAAFPQVVAQWRATGECEAGGIESSDEVGARMAAAACEYAARMRDGSTLVVVSHGAAIARCVVTLLGLRPTHFDGLRGLDNCHWSEVVLAGGGGSGATGEAAWRLAAHNIGAREDVLGG, encoded by the coding sequence ATGAACGGGGCCTCCCGCATCGTCCTGGTGCGCCACGGGCAGACCGACCACAATGTCGAACGTCGTTTCCAGGGGGCCACCGACATCCCGTTGAATGCGCGCGGCGTCGAACAGGCGCGTCATGCGGCGCCTGTGATCGCCTCACGCTTCTCCTCGGAAGGGGAGCAAGTGGGTGTGAATGTCCTGCGGGCCGCCTCGCCGGAGGTGGCCGTGGTGTGTTCGCCATTGTCGCGCGCCCTGGAGACGGGGCGGATCATCGCTTCGGAGTTCGCTGCGCGTGGCGTGCTGGTGGGCGATGGCCCGGCGGTGGACGAGCGTCTGCGCGAGCGCTGCTACGGGGTTCTTGAGGGGCGCACCATGGACGAGGCCGAGGCCGCCTTCCCGCAGGTGGTTGCCCAGTGGCGGGCGACGGGGGAGTGCGAGGCCGGTGGCATCGAGTCTTCCGACGAGGTCGGGGCGCGGATGGCGGCGGCTGCGTGCGAGTATGCGGCGCGGATGCGGGACGGGTCGACCCTGGTGGTGGTCTCCCATGGGGCGGCGATCGCCCGGTGCGTGGTGACTCTGCTGGGGCTGAGGCCCACTCACTTTGACGGACTGCGCGGCCTGGACAACTGCCACTGGAGTGAGGTGGTCCTGGCCGGCGGCGGCGGATCCGGTGCGACCGGCGAGGCAGCGTGGCGTTTGGCGGCCCACAACATCGGTGCGCGCGAGGACGTCCTGGGCGGGTGA
- the rsfS gene encoding ribosome silencing factor has product MDTEAPDPWSDMPCTEQTLDLARLVARAADDKLATDPVLVDVSERLALAEAFVVVSASNTRQVRAIAEEIMDMVAAERHMRPARIEGRTEARWILLDYQDLVVHILLDEDRDHYRLESLWGDCPVTPLALPSRGREALLGAGA; this is encoded by the coding sequence GTGGACACTGAGGCCCCCGACCCCTGGAGTGACATGCCCTGCACCGAGCAGACCCTGGACCTTGCCCGCCTGGTGGCGCGCGCCGCGGACGACAAGCTGGCCACCGACCCTGTCCTGGTGGACGTGTCGGAGCGCCTGGCGCTGGCGGAGGCTTTCGTGGTGGTCTCGGCGTCGAACACGCGGCAGGTGCGGGCCATCGCGGAGGAGATCATGGACATGGTGGCTGCCGAGCGGCACATGCGTCCGGCGCGCATCGAGGGGCGTACGGAGGCCCGGTGGATCCTGTTGGACTACCAGGATTTGGTGGTGCACATCCTGCTGGACGAGGACAGGGACCACTACCGTCTGGAGAGCCTGTGGGGTGACTGTCCGGTGACGCCGCTGGCACTGCCGTCGCGCGGACGCGAGGCTTTGCTGGGGGCGGGCGCATGA
- the nadD gene encoding nicotinate-nucleotide adenylyltransferase: protein MRPASRKPRRSIGIMGGTFDPIHHGHLVAASEVMDVFHLDEVVFVPTAAQPFKVGREVTPPEHRYLMTVVATASNPRFTVSRVDIDRGGTTYTIDTLSDLRELYPDADFYFITGADALAQIVQWKDSDRLFEQAHFIGVTRPGHTLDARGLPRQSVSLMEVPAMAISSSDCRDRVRKGNPVWYLVPDGVVQYIAKHGLYSARGH from the coding sequence ATGCGCCCCGCGTCGCGAAAGCCGCGTCGCTCCATCGGCATCATGGGCGGCACCTTCGACCCGATCCACCACGGGCACCTCGTGGCCGCCTCGGAGGTCATGGACGTCTTCCACTTGGACGAGGTCGTCTTCGTGCCCACCGCCGCGCAACCATTCAAGGTGGGTCGGGAGGTCACCCCGCCGGAGCACCGTTACCTGATGACGGTCGTGGCGACGGCCTCGAACCCCCGCTTCACGGTCTCACGAGTGGACATCGACAGGGGCGGGACCACCTACACGATCGACACCCTGTCGGACCTGCGTGAACTGTACCCGGACGCCGACTTCTACTTCATCACCGGAGCGGACGCGTTGGCACAGATCGTCCAGTGGAAGGACTCCGACAGGCTTTTCGAGCAGGCGCACTTCATCGGGGTGACTCGCCCCGGGCACACACTGGACGCAAGGGGGCTGCCCCGCCAGTCGGTGTCCCTGATGGAGGTGCCGGCCATGGCGATCAGTTCCAGCGACTGCCGTGACCGGGTGCGCAAGGGCAATCCCGTGTGGTACCTGGTGCCTGACGGTGTCGTCCAGTACATCGCGAAGCACGGGTTGTACTCTGCCCGTGGACACTGA
- a CDS encoding glutamate-5-semialdehyde dehydrogenase: MWEHGPMSEEIVDISTLTADSRAAARVLAAASTTVKNQALEAIARAVAEREEEILAANAQDLQRGRKSGMSEGLLDRLALDEARLHSIASAVREVAALPDPVGRVLRGSNTEIGLRVTQVAVPMGVVGMIYEARPNVTIDAAALALKSGNAVILRGGSAAKKSNEAIIRVMRDALTGVGLPPALVATVDPWGRAGANAMMRARGAIDVLIPRGGAGLINAVVENSKVPVIETGTGNCHVYVDSGADLGAAENIIMNAKTQRIGVCNAAETLLVHADEADSFLPRALTRLTTAGVRIHGCPRTLQIARADATIDQDLLVEATEDDWATEYLDMDLAVRVVDDIDQAIDHIRTWSSGHTEAICTRSIASANRFRTELDSAAIAINASTRFMDGGQVGLGAEIGISTQKLHARGPMGLEELTTSTWIIEGEGTVRP; encoded by the coding sequence GTGTGGGAACATGGTCCCATGTCTGAAGAGATCGTTGACATCTCCACCCTGACTGCCGACTCGCGTGCGGCGGCACGCGTCCTCGCCGCGGCCTCGACGACAGTGAAGAACCAGGCGTTGGAGGCCATCGCCCGGGCGGTTGCCGAGCGCGAGGAGGAGATCCTGGCCGCCAATGCCCAGGATTTGCAGCGGGGCCGCAAGTCCGGCATGAGCGAGGGCCTGCTGGACCGCCTGGCTCTGGACGAGGCCCGCCTGCATTCCATCGCCTCCGCCGTGCGCGAGGTCGCCGCGCTGCCGGACCCGGTGGGGCGAGTCCTGCGCGGCTCGAACACGGAGATCGGCTTGCGCGTCACCCAGGTGGCGGTGCCCATGGGCGTGGTCGGCATGATCTACGAGGCGCGACCCAATGTCACCATCGACGCCGCCGCCCTCGCCCTCAAATCCGGCAACGCCGTCATCCTTCGCGGAGGCAGCGCCGCAAAGAAGTCCAACGAGGCGATCATCCGCGTCATGCGCGACGCGCTGACCGGCGTGGGCCTGCCCCCCGCCCTCGTCGCCACCGTGGACCCGTGGGGACGGGCCGGCGCCAACGCCATGATGCGCGCACGCGGCGCCATTGACGTGCTGATCCCCCGCGGCGGGGCGGGCCTGATCAACGCCGTCGTCGAGAATTCGAAGGTGCCCGTCATCGAGACCGGCACAGGCAACTGCCACGTGTACGTGGACTCCGGCGCGGACCTGGGGGCGGCGGAGAACATCATCATGAACGCCAAGACTCAGCGCATCGGCGTGTGCAACGCGGCCGAGACCCTGCTGGTCCACGCCGACGAGGCCGATTCCTTCCTACCCAGGGCGCTCACGCGCCTGACCACGGCGGGTGTGCGCATCCACGGGTGCCCCCGGACGCTTCAGATCGCGCGCGCGGACGCCACCATCGACCAGGACCTGCTGGTGGAGGCCACCGAGGACGACTGGGCCACCGAATACCTGGACATGGACCTGGCGGTGCGCGTCGTCGACGACATCGACCAGGCCATCGACCACATCCGCACCTGGTCCTCCGGCCACACGGAGGCGATCTGCACACGGTCGATCGCCTCTGCCAACCGATTCCGCACGGAGTTGGATTCGGCGGCCATCGCCATCAACGCCTCGACCCGTTTTATGGATGGCGGCCAGGTGGGCCTGGGGGCGGAGATCGGCATCTCCACCCAGAAGCTGCATGCGCGCGGCCCCATGGGGTTGGAGGAGTTGACCACCAGTACGTGGATCATCGAGGGCGAAGGGACGGTCCGACCCTGA
- the proB gene encoding glutamate 5-kinase: MRQALAGARRIVVKIGSSSLTREDGGLDLNRIDVVARLAAQWQSGGREMVIVSSGAVAAGLGSLGLDARPKDLATVQAVAAMGQGVLVAHWSQAFQAHHRHVAQVLLTTEDVMRREHYTNARSALEKLLSHAVVPIINENDAVTTPKVRFGDNDRLAAYVAQMVAADVLVLLTDVDGLYTAPPSHPGATLVRTVSATDDLHSVLVTGAGSKVGSGGMVTKMQAATMAAGSGIGVVLTSAPQLAGALAGAEVGTWFEPSSARPASRTLWIAHAAQSMGEVVVDRGAVHALTVGKKSLLAAGVREVSGSFEAGDVVDVVHPGSGLVARGVCAYDSDTVAAMAGLGRADLESQGWQHPRPVIHRDDLAILV, encoded by the coding sequence ATGAGGCAGGCACTGGCCGGCGCGCGACGCATCGTCGTGAAAATCGGGTCCTCGTCGCTCACCCGCGAGGACGGCGGACTGGACCTCAACAGGATCGACGTGGTGGCGCGCCTGGCCGCCCAGTGGCAGTCGGGCGGTCGTGAGATGGTCATTGTCTCCTCCGGCGCGGTGGCGGCGGGTCTGGGTTCCCTGGGCCTGGACGCGCGCCCGAAGGACCTGGCCACCGTGCAGGCCGTGGCCGCCATGGGGCAGGGGGTGCTGGTGGCCCACTGGTCGCAGGCCTTCCAGGCCCACCACCGGCACGTCGCCCAGGTGCTGCTGACCACCGAGGACGTGATGCGCCGCGAGCACTACACGAATGCCCGCAGCGCCCTGGAAAAGCTCCTGAGCCACGCCGTGGTGCCGATCATCAACGAGAACGACGCGGTGACCACCCCGAAGGTGCGTTTTGGTGACAACGACCGTTTGGCGGCCTATGTGGCGCAGATGGTGGCGGCCGACGTGCTGGTGCTGCTCACCGACGTGGACGGCCTGTACACGGCTCCACCCTCGCACCCGGGGGCGACCCTGGTGCGCACCGTGTCCGCCACTGACGACCTGCATTCCGTGCTGGTGACGGGGGCGGGCTCCAAGGTGGGCTCCGGCGGAATGGTGACGAAAATGCAGGCGGCGACCATGGCGGCGGGTTCCGGCATCGGCGTGGTGCTCACCTCGGCTCCGCAACTGGCGGGCGCATTGGCGGGTGCGGAGGTCGGCACTTGGTTCGAGCCGTCCTCGGCCCGCCCGGCCTCACGGACCCTGTGGATCGCCCACGCCGCCCAGTCGATGGGCGAGGTCGTGGTGGACCGCGGAGCCGTGCACGCCCTGACGGTGGGGAAGAAGTCCCTGCTGGCGGCGGGTGTGCGCGAGGTCTCGGGCAGTTTCGAGGCGGGCGACGTGGTGGACGTGGTGCACCCGGGCTCGGGGCTGGTGGCGCGCGGGGTGTGTGCCTACGACTCGGACACGGTGGCCGCCATGGCGGGCCTGGGGCGCGCGGACCTGGAGTCCCAGGGCTGGCAGCATCCCCGTCCGGTCATCCACCGGGACGACCTGGCGATCCTCGTCTGA
- the obgE gene encoding GTPase ObgE: MPSFVDRVTIHAFGGNGGHGVASVKREKFKPLGGPDGGNGGNGGSVILEVDPQVTTLLTYHHSPHQRAKNGTPGMGDFRQGRNGEDVVLPVPEGTVVKSTSGELLADLTGAGTRFTVAEGGRGGLGNAALASKARKAPGFALLGEPGEERDVVLELKSVADVALVGFPSAGKSSIIAAMSAARPKIADYPFTTLVPNLGVVEAGDVRYTIADVPGLIPGASQGKGLGLDFLRHVERCAVIVHVIDTAAFESDRDPVADLRTIEAELAAYQGDLGEVEGYVPLMERPRVIVLNKIDIPDGRDLAEITRPDLEEFGWPIHEVSAVSHEGLRPLSFTLGALVAEQRAKLPAPEARAVIRPAAVGQQDQITVRQVHMGDEPVYQVRGTKPERWVKQTDFTNDEAVGYLADRLAAAGVEDMLMKAGAFAGDTVVIGDLDGGVVFDWEPTLSTGPELLGQRGQDLRLEQGGRATRKERRERYHDMMDAKAEAREELWTERMAGIWTDPESGDEPAPKGRL; this comes from the coding sequence GTGCCGAGCTTCGTCGACCGAGTGACCATCCACGCCTTCGGCGGCAACGGCGGCCACGGGGTGGCCTCCGTCAAACGCGAGAAGTTCAAGCCTCTGGGCGGGCCCGACGGCGGCAATGGGGGCAACGGCGGCTCCGTCATCCTCGAGGTCGACCCGCAGGTGACCACGCTGCTCACGTACCACCACAGCCCCCACCAGAGGGCCAAGAACGGCACCCCCGGCATGGGCGACTTCCGTCAGGGCCGCAACGGCGAGGACGTCGTCCTGCCCGTACCCGAAGGCACCGTGGTCAAGTCGACCTCCGGCGAATTGCTGGCGGACCTCACCGGCGCGGGCACACGTTTCACCGTTGCCGAGGGCGGACGCGGCGGCCTGGGCAACGCGGCGCTGGCCTCGAAGGCCCGAAAGGCCCCGGGCTTCGCCCTGCTGGGTGAGCCCGGCGAGGAGCGCGACGTCGTCCTCGAACTCAAATCCGTCGCCGACGTGGCGCTGGTCGGATTCCCCTCGGCAGGAAAGTCCTCGATCATCGCCGCCATGTCGGCGGCCCGGCCGAAGATCGCCGACTACCCCTTCACCACCCTGGTGCCGAACCTCGGCGTGGTCGAGGCCGGCGACGTGCGCTACACGATCGCCGACGTGCCGGGTCTCATCCCCGGCGCCTCGCAGGGCAAGGGCCTGGGCCTGGACTTCCTGCGCCATGTGGAGCGCTGCGCCGTCATCGTCCACGTCATCGACACGGCCGCCTTCGAGTCCGACCGCGACCCGGTCGCCGACCTGCGCACCATCGAGGCGGAACTGGCGGCCTACCAGGGGGACCTGGGCGAGGTCGAAGGCTACGTGCCCCTCATGGAACGCCCGAGAGTCATCGTCCTCAACAAGATCGACATTCCCGACGGGCGCGACCTGGCGGAGATCACCCGCCCCGACCTCGAAGAATTCGGCTGGCCGATCCACGAGGTCTCGGCAGTGTCCCACGAAGGACTGCGCCCCCTGTCCTTCACCCTTGGCGCCCTCGTGGCCGAACAGCGCGCGAAGCTGCCCGCCCCCGAGGCCCGCGCCGTCATCCGCCCGGCGGCGGTGGGCCAGCAGGACCAGATCACCGTGCGCCAGGTGCACATGGGGGACGAACCCGTCTACCAGGTGCGCGGCACGAAGCCGGAACGGTGGGTCAAGCAGACCGACTTCACCAACGACGAGGCGGTCGGCTACCTGGCGGACCGCCTGGCGGCGGCCGGCGTGGAGGACATGCTCATGAAGGCCGGGGCCTTCGCGGGCGACACGGTGGTCATCGGCGACCTGGACGGGGGAGTGGTCTTCGACTGGGAGCCCACCTTGTCCACCGGGCCGGAGCTGCTTGGCCAGCGAGGCCAGGACCTGCGCCTTGAGCAGGGCGGACGCGCCACCCGCAAGGAGCGCCGCGAACGCTACCACGACATGATGGACGCCAAGGCCGAGGCCCGCGAGGAGCTGTGGACCGAACGCATGGCCGGCATCTGGACCGACCCGGAAAGCGGTGACGAGCCCGCACCCAAGGGGCGGCTATGA
- the rpmA gene encoding 50S ribosomal protein L27: MAHKKGLGSSRNGRDSNAQRLGVKRFGGQVVKAGEIIVRQRGTHFHPGDGVGRGKDDTLFALRAGAVEFSTRRDRRVINIVEPVSA, encoded by the coding sequence ATGGCACACAAGAAGGGCCTCGGCTCCTCCCGCAACGGCCGCGACTCCAACGCCCAGCGCCTCGGTGTGAAGCGTTTCGGCGGCCAGGTCGTCAAGGCCGGCGAGATCATCGTCCGCCAGCGTGGCACGCACTTCCACCCCGGTGACGGCGTGGGCCGCGGCAAGGACGACACCCTCTTCGCCCTGCGCGCCGGCGCCGTGGAGTTCTCCACCCGCCGTGACCGTCGGGTCATCAACATCGTCGAGCCGGTCTCTGCCTGA
- the rplU gene encoding 50S ribosomal protein L21 has translation MVYAIVKAGGRQEKVSVGDVVVVDKLAEEIGASIELQPLMLVDGDKITVDADSLKKVTVKAEVVDTAKGPKISIIKYKNKTGYRKRQGHRQKMSVVKITEIA, from the coding sequence GTGGTCTACGCGATCGTCAAGGCCGGCGGCCGTCAGGAGAAGGTGTCCGTCGGTGACGTCGTCGTCGTCGACAAGCTGGCCGAGGAGATCGGCGCCAGCATCGAACTCCAGCCGCTGATGCTGGTCGACGGGGACAAGATCACCGTCGACGCCGACTCACTGAAGAAGGTCACCGTCAAGGCCGAGGTCGTCGACACCGCCAAGGGTCCGAAGATCTCGATCATCAAGTACAAGAACAAGACCGGTTACCGCAAGCGCCAGGGCCACCGTCAGAAGATGTCGGTTGTCAAGATCACCGAGATCGCCTGA
- a CDS encoding TlpA disulfide reductase family protein, with amino-acid sequence MRNSAWVRNTLVLAVTTAVVLGGVWLAQSVRSGGPAQSGRAQTQVSGQGVSLAAPAVGDKAPTFTATTLEGTPIDTAKLDGKPLWLLFNATWCTDCRVEAPDIQAVHAAHGDKVRIVAVHVNDDPDTVKKWVSTLGLGYTHVVDKDGVISRAWGVDGIPAHWFVGADGVIVDSRVGALSPAQMERKVAELLK; translated from the coding sequence ATGAGGAACTCCGCCTGGGTGAGGAACACGCTGGTCCTGGCCGTGACGACGGCCGTGGTCCTGGGCGGGGTCTGGCTGGCACAGTCGGTGCGCTCGGGAGGTCCCGCACAGTCGGGGCGCGCGCAGACCCAGGTCAGTGGACAGGGCGTCTCCTTGGCCGCCCCTGCGGTGGGGGACAAGGCGCCGACCTTCACGGCCACCACCCTGGAGGGTACGCCGATCGACACGGCGAAACTCGACGGCAAACCCCTGTGGCTGCTCTTCAACGCCACATGGTGCACGGACTGCCGTGTGGAGGCTCCCGACATCCAGGCCGTCCACGCGGCCCACGGTGACAAGGTGAGGATCGTCGCCGTGCACGTCAACGACGACCCGGACACCGTCAAGAAGTGGGTGTCCACCTTGGGCCTGGGGTACACGCACGTGGTCGACAAGGACGGCGTCATCTCCAGGGCGTGGGGCGTGGACGGAATCCCCGCCCACTGGTTCGTCGGGGCGGACGGTGTCATTGTCGACTCGCGCGTGGGCGCACTGAGCCCCGCCCAGATGGAGCGCAAGGTTGCCGAACTGCTCAAGTGA
- the ccsB gene encoding c-type cytochrome biogenesis protein CcsB, protein MAPDDVLRVGQLLLTSTLVITVLALICNIVVLTGRRAALTDARAAHGKARAGVGARTSGSDDDALVDEAEGVDETEEVPRGAFAARTIGDRLPKGLALYATGFTAVSVVLLVAYLVMRTITSGYSPFANQHEFAVSFAFGILLAYLLAEYRYRIRALSMVVLPVVIALLVYANSLDMTIKPLVPALKDNLMLTLHVAFAVLSYGAACVSFGAASLYLAHPYLRVKALPSQEVLDDIGYKAAAVTYPLLTLMIVMGSIWANTAWGRYWGWDPKETAALVTWLIYTAYLHTRVTRGWQGSRSAWMLILGFAAVLFAYFGNHFFGGLHSYG, encoded by the coding sequence ATGGCACCCGATGACGTCCTACGCGTGGGTCAGTTGCTGCTCACCAGCACACTGGTCATCACCGTCCTCGCCCTGATCTGCAACATCGTCGTCCTGACCGGTCGGCGTGCCGCGCTGACCGACGCCCGTGCGGCCCACGGCAAGGCCCGCGCGGGAGTTGGTGCACGCACCTCGGGCAGCGACGACGACGCCTTGGTCGACGAGGCCGAAGGAGTGGACGAGACCGAAGAAGTGCCCCGTGGTGCCTTTGCGGCCCGGACGATCGGCGACCGCCTGCCCAAGGGACTGGCCCTGTACGCCACCGGATTCACCGCGGTGTCGGTGGTCCTGCTGGTCGCCTACCTGGTGATGCGCACGATTACCTCTGGCTACAGCCCCTTCGCCAACCAGCACGAGTTCGCCGTGTCCTTCGCCTTCGGCATCCTGTTGGCGTACCTGCTGGCGGAGTACCGCTACCGGATCCGCGCGCTGTCGATGGTGGTCCTGCCCGTGGTCATCGCCCTGCTGGTGTACGCGAACTCGCTGGACATGACCATCAAGCCGCTGGTGCCGGCTCTCAAGGACAACCTGATGCTCACGCTGCACGTGGCCTTCGCGGTGCTCTCCTACGGTGCGGCGTGTGTGAGTTTCGGCGCCGCATCCCTGTACCTGGCCCACCCGTACCTGCGGGTCAAGGCCCTGCCCTCCCAGGAGGTGCTCGACGACATCGGCTACAAGGCCGCTGCCGTCACCTACCCGCTGCTCACCCTCATGATCGTCATGGGTTCCATCTGGGCGAACACCGCGTGGGGGCGCTACTGGGGCTGGGACCCCAAGGAGACCGCGGCCCTGGTCACATGGCTCATCTACACCGCCTACCTGCACACACGGGTCACCCGTGGCTGGCAGGGCAGCCGCAGCGCCTGGATGCTGATCCTGGGCTTCGCGGCGGTCCTCTTCGCCTACTTCGGCAACCACTTCTTCGGTGGCCTGCACTCCTATGGGTGA